A DNA window from Dehalogenimonas sp. THU2 contains the following coding sequences:
- a CDS encoding cobyric acid synthase — translation MTKIIMIQGTSSNVGKSVLVAALCRIFKQDGYKVAPFKGQNMALNAFVTPEGGEIGRAQAMQAEAAGIAPSIHMNPVLLKPESNSRAQIVLHGKVYDTTSAKEYYQHTMFLLEKVKESLDYLRERYDVIVIEGAGSPAEINLKAREIANMRIAKLAKSPVLLAGDIDRGGVYASFVGTMEILDEEERKLVKGFIINKFRGDVSLIKDANDYLENRTKVPVLGVVPFYRDILLAQEDSVYLDERHDASAEADLDIAIIRSPRISNYDDFDALAEDGAHLRYITRPDELGNPDLIIIPGSKTTVPDLQAIRQSGVADAVIKKAKAGTPVFGACGGYQMLGKVIHDPDHVESDHDTVEGLGLIDAETTFAREKATTQVKGVITDDRGLLAGLKGEVLTGYEIHMGRTVSPHHPFHINETQEGPADYVDGSINESGTVIGSYIHGIFLSHGFRRGLMNNLRKRKGLPERVYDAPLDKDKHYDALADLVRSSLDMEAVYRILDEGVEA, via the coding sequence ATGACAAAAATAATTATGATTCAGGGAACCTCCTCCAACGTTGGCAAAAGCGTCCTCGTCGCCGCTCTGTGCCGCATCTTCAAGCAGGACGGCTACAAGGTCGCCCCCTTCAAGGGACAAAATATGGCTCTGAACGCCTTTGTAACGCCCGAGGGCGGCGAGATCGGCCGCGCTCAGGCCATGCAGGCGGAGGCTGCCGGTATCGCCCCCAGCATCCACATGAACCCTGTGCTGCTCAAACCGGAGAGTAATTCCAGAGCTCAGATCGTCCTTCACGGAAAGGTTTACGACACCACCTCGGCGAAGGAATACTATCAACATACCATGTTTCTGTTGGAAAAAGTCAAGGAATCATTGGATTACCTTCGCGAAAGATATGATGTCATCGTCATCGAAGGCGCGGGGTCCCCGGCTGAGATAAACCTGAAGGCACGCGAGATTGCAAACATGCGGATCGCCAAACTCGCGAAATCCCCTGTACTTCTAGCCGGTGATATCGATCGCGGCGGCGTTTATGCATCCTTTGTCGGCACCATGGAGATACTAGACGAGGAAGAACGGAAGCTGGTCAAGGGCTTCATCATCAACAAGTTTCGCGGCGACGTGAGTCTTATTAAAGATGCCAATGATTACCTGGAGAACCGGACCAAGGTGCCGGTGCTGGGCGTAGTCCCGTTCTACCGTGACATCCTCCTGGCGCAGGAAGATTCTGTATATCTCGATGAGCGCCATGATGCCTCGGCGGAGGCGGACCTCGATATCGCCATCATCCGCAGTCCACGCATCTCCAACTACGATGATTTCGACGCGCTGGCTGAAGACGGTGCCCACTTGAGATATATCACCCGCCCCGATGAACTGGGCAATCCTGACCTTATCATCATCCCCGGCTCCAAGACGACGGTGCCGGACCTTCAGGCTATTCGCCAGTCCGGCGTCGCCGATGCAGTGATAAAGAAAGCCAAAGCTGGCACGCCGGTTTTCGGCGCCTGCGGCGGCTATCAGATGCTGGGCAAGGTCATCCATGATCCGGACCATGTTGAGTCGGACCATGATACCGTGGAGGGACTGGGGCTGATCGACGCCGAGACCACCTTCGCCCGTGAAAAAGCCACCACCCAGGTCAAGGGCGTCATCACCGACGACCGCGGCTTGCTGGCCGGGCTTAAAGGTGAGGTTCTCACCGGCTACGAGATCCACATGGGCCGCACCGTGAGCCCGCATCACCCGTTCCACATCAACGAGACCCAGGAAGGCCCGGCGGATTACGTCGACGGCAGCATCAACGAAAGCGGCACCGTCATCGGCAGCTACATCCACGGCATCTTCCTGAGCCACGGATTCCGGCGCGGTCTGATGAACAACCTGCGCAAACGCAAAGGTTTGCCGGAACGTGTCTATGACGCCCCATTGGACAAGGATAAACACTACGACGCCCTGGCCGATCTGGTCAGAAGCTCGCTGGATATGGAAGC